The genomic interval ATCTTAGCGATTGCGAGTGCATGAATGTCGGAACAATTAAGTCTAAACTTAAATATCAAGCAGTCCGCGAGTATCAGTGACTTTAGTGGTCCAGGCTGGGTATCCATCATCGATGTGGTGCGCCAAATGCATGTAGGGCTATTGACGCAGCTATATCTATACGGCGAGCGCGATACAGGTAAAACCCATCTACTCAACGCTATCTGCGAATCCTTCCGTGATATCGACCAATCTGTTATTTATCTGTCGCTGCGTGAGCTGATAAATGCCAATATGGATGCCATGGTGTTGTCATCGCTAGAGAATACTACGGTGATTGCGCTTGATGATATGGATGCAATTCAAGGTCATCCTGAATGGCAAGAAGCAGTTTTTCATCTGATTAATTTATCGCAAGAATACGGTAATAAAATTATTTTTGCCAGTCGGTTGCCAGTAAAGTCGTTAAATTTTGAGCTGCGAGATTTGCTATCAAGGCTTGCGCGAGCCGCAACTTTTCAGTTGCCAACTGGCAGTGATAGGCTTGATAGACAGCTGATTTTGGAATCGGTATTACGCCGTCGTCATTGGCACTTTGACCCGCGCATCATTGACTATTTGCTCAATGAAGGTCCACACCGCATCGGTGCAATGTTGGCAGTGTTAAACGAATTGCAGCCATTGTTTTCTAACATGGAACGCACCCCATTAAACAAAGTGAGCAAAGCCAAAATTCAAGATGCGATGAATATCATTGATAATTTAACGCTCAATTTTGAATTGGCGGACTTTGATGAAATTGCAGAAAATGAAAATTTTTTAGATTTTTGACCGGGTTTGTCATAGGAATTGCGTGATAAATGGGTTAGAATCCATTAACAGTTTGATGTAAAACAACAGGATATCCTATGAATAAACAGTACTTATGGACGGCTGCCGCGTTGACTGCTGGCATGTTAGCAACCACACAAACATTTGCCCAAGTCACCTTGAATGTTACTGACAATACCGTGGTGACCGCTATTAATGGTCAAGAAGTCAAAAACGGCTTGCTTTCAAAGCCGCAAAAAACCTACAAACTTGAGCCAGGCAAACATGTGATTACTGCCAAGTACAATCGATTGTACGAGCTGCGCGGTGACAATCACGATGTGTTACGTTCAAGCAATATTAGCGTTCCGGTAGAGCTTGCCGACAATCAAACGTATGTGTTGGATATGCTAGGTCAACCAGAAGACTATAATGCCGCCAAAGAATATGTCAAACAACCGACACTAGCGGTGCTACAAGGCAAGCAAATCATTGCAAGTCAGCAAGCCACATCCAGCAGTAGTTCAAGCATTTTTAGCGGGTTGGGTAATGCGTTAGGCGGTGTGTTTGGTGGTAGCTCAAAAGCGGTTGAAGCCAATCAACAAACCATCAATGCCTTAGGACAATCAGGGGGTGCGATTCCCGCTATCAATCAACCTAGTAATCAATTTGGCAATCAAGCGGTTGTGACCACGGTCAGTTCATCGGATAGTCTCGATCAATTTATGCAGTTATGGTTGAGAGCAACGCCAGCAGAGCGTGATAAAATTCGCCAGTGGGTGCAAAAATAATCACCCAATGCGCCCCCATGCCCCAAAAAAACGATGCCAAGTGCATCGTTTTTTATGGTCTTTTACCATTATTTACTTCTAGCATTAGTTAATAGATAAGACAGACTGTACTTCAAGCTTATCGAGGGCTGGCTGGTTGATTTGTAGTTGCTGGATACGAATACCTTGTTGTTCAAACTGATTAAATATATTGGTGATTACGCTGGCTTGCGCGTGACTAAAAGCAACTTGGATAGTATTGCCATTCTCGACCACTTGCGCATTGACAATACCTGATTGGATGAGTATTTGTTTGATAGCATCGGCTTGATTGACTTGTTGGGTCTGGTTGGGATTGATGTTGCCTGCTTGACTGCGTAGCCAAAACACATCTGCCATGGTGTCATCGTATTTTTTTTGTGCTTGGTTGGCTTTACTATGCAGCGTCCAACCACCGACACCGACCACGAAAAAAAGCAAGAACATTGCCAATATCAGCAGCGCAATCTGATCACGACGTGATAAATTTTGAAACGCATGACCCAAAGGCGTGGTTAGTTTTTGCAGGGATTGGCTCAGTGAAGCGTGCGGTTTCATAAATTCATCTCAGTCGTAGGTTTAGTCTGCCAGTTCAATATCTATCATGGCAAGGGCACTGCCAGCAGAAGTTGGCGCCACTGCACTGGAAACCGCACTGGCAGTATTCGAAGACATCGCAGCGGGTATCGCGGCATCGACAGACCCTAGTTTTGCTTTTATCCCTTTGTTTACCATGTCATTAACGGCTTTGTTTAATGAATCAGCGCTTGATGATAAAAGCTGCAGTTGTAAGTGATTATTTTGAAAATTAAGCTGCTTGGCGGTCAGTTGATATTGCTGCAATACCGGCTGTATGGACGACAATGTTTGAAGTACGTTTGGCGTGGCTGATTGCTGGGTGGTTAATTTGCCAGATAACTGTCGTTGTAGCGTAAGTTTGCTACTGAGCGGCTCATTGGGGAACCACTGGGCGTATTGCTGCGCCAGCAAAGTTGAGGCTTGTTTTTGTGCTTGGTTATAATAATACCAACGAAGCGCATCGACCGCAAAGGCTGTTAGCAGCGCACAAACACTGACTAGGGCGATGACTTTGGCATAAGGCGCAAGCGTCGTTTTACCTTTGATTGTGGCAAAGTTAAAAAAATGTCTGACCGGGTCTTTGATTGGGGTAGGCAACAACTCAGATGATGCAATGGATAAATTAGGCATACTGGCTAATTGCTGGGCAACGGTTTCATCGTGAAAACCTGTTAAATATAGCGTTTCTAGCATGGGTAATTTGGTGAGTACCAGCGGTAAAAAACTAACCGCCATGCCGTGATAAGTATGGAGTTTTAATAACTGGGTATCTGCATCTTGGTAGTAGACCGCGCTTGTAGTAGGCGTAGCCCTCGTCTCTATAACCTTCGTGTTAGTACTCGTAGCTATGCTAGTATCAATTCTAGTATCTATTCTATTATCTATGGTCGGCAACAATAAAAAATCTGGCAGTAAAGCGACTATCTCAATACCTGCCAACGAGGCAGCATTGATCCATGAATGAATATCGGCAGCATGAAGCCCAAATAACGCCGGTAACTCGCTGTTAGTAGCGGTCGGCTGGATTTTGACTTGTAAATCTTCTACCGACCCAATGCTGATATCTTCAAATAAATAGCGTCTGCCAGTGTCGCCCAAAGCGTTGAGCTGGCTTGCTGTAAGCGTAGGCTGGATGGTTAATAAATTGACACTAGGAAAATAGAGACAGGCTTGCAGCTTGGCTGATTGCGTGGTTTGCAGATTGGCAAGGGTCGCAAGCGTTTGCCAATCGTCAGCCGTTTGCCAAGTCTGGGTAGTTTGTTGCCATAAACGTAAGGCAGCATGCTGAGTTGGCAACCAAATATGAATCACAGAAGTGTCCTACACAAAATTGACAAATTAAATCACCTAACAGGTGGGAACAAAGCGTTTAATCTCAGCGGCAAGACTGGGTGCCAATATACCCATATCATACACACGCGCTTCAGCCAGCGCAAAACCCTCTAAGGGTTCATCCGTGAGAATATGGGCGATTTTGGCAATGATATTCATATGACAAACCACCACCATGCAGTCGCCAACCAATTCGCCTAGCGCATCCACGGCGATGTCTGCATCGTTATCGGGGGTGATGCCCTCATACGTGGTCACAGGCACATGGGGAAAAAATTGCTGGATTTGGGCAAGGGTTTGCTGGGCGCGGTTGTAAGGACTGACGATAAAATGATCGGGCTCAAAGTTCTCAGCAAGCCACGCTGCGGTCTGTGAAGCTTGGGCTTGACCCAGTGCTGATAAATTTCTTTCATGGTCTGGCAGGGTATAAGCGCCTGCATCGCCATGACGAACTAAAATTAATTGCATGTATTTACCTAAAAATTTTTAAAGTTATGTTTGTCAGTTATGCTTTGGCTGCACTTGATGCGGCATGACAAATTCCACATCACTTCTAAATCCTGCTTCCATTAAGTTTAACGCAACCCCAAGCGGCGCTTTGTCTTCATAGATAATATCGTGCAAGGCATGAGTAATTGGCATATAAATACCCTCTTTCATAGCTTTTTCATTCACCTGCTGGATAGTATTAATCCCTTCAGCGGTTTGCCCCAGTTTTTTGATGGCTTGGTCAAGGCTCATGCCACGCCCTAGCATATTACCAATCTGGTAGTTACGGCTTAAGGTCGATGAGCAAGTTGCATACAAATCACCCACGCCCGACAACCCCAAAAAGGTCAGGGGATTAGCCCCCGCTTGGACACCAAATCGGCTCATCTCAGCCAATGCGCGGGTTAATATCATGGCTTTGGTGTTTTCTCCGATGTCATAGGCAGCCGCCATGCCCATGGCGATGGCATAAATATTTTTGAGCGCGCCGCCAAGCTCCACGCCAATTAAATCATCACTGGCAAACACGCGAAAAAACGCACTGTGCAGCGCTGTCTGCACGGCAAGCCGTAGCGCTGCAGATTGGCTGGCAATCACGGTGGCAGACGGCATATTATTCATGATTTCTTTGGCGAGATTGGGACCGCTCATCACGCCAAAAGCCACATTGGGCAATTCATCTGCGATCACATCACTCATTAGCGCAAAGGTATCTTTTTCCATACCTTTGGTTAAAGACACGATGGCTTGAGCGCTGATAAAGGGCGCAATTTTTTGTAAAGTTTCACGAAACGCTGAGCTCGGCACTGCCACAAAAATCAAATCTTTGCCTTTGACGGCTGCTTGTAAATCATGGGTAAATTGCAGGCGCTCATCAAGCTTATGGTCGGGCAAATATTTTTTGTTGATATGGGTTTTTTGCATCGATTTGACGCTGCGCTTATCGCGTACCCAAAGCGTGACTTCGCAGCCATTTTTGGACGATAAATTTGCCATTGCCGTACCAAAACTACCACCGCCCAGCACGGCAATTTTGAGGGGTGCAGGTTCGTTGGCGAGCTGATTGTCTAAGTCTTTTTCTAATACCGCTGGGGTGTCCGGTTTAGACTTTTTGACCGCTTTTTCAATGACGTCGGCAAACAGCTTACTGGCTTTTTCACGATTGACATTCAGCTTTTCTAAATTTTCACTTAGATTGGTTGCTAACTGGGGTTTTTTCATTGAAAATCCTTGAATCCACTTGTCCTGCAAATACTGACAACAGGGCACCCTTTACATGAGCAAAATATAAAAACGGCTAGCTTAGCCCTTAGTTTGTGCCATTATCATAAACAATAAATGGTGTGACGTCTATCTTAGAACGCGGTGGGATGGTGGAGACGGCTGTGCCAACATAGACAAAAGCAATGACTTGGTTATCAGCGGTTACATTAAACAGTTGTTTGATTGCAGGCGCATTGGCAAGTGGACCGGTGCGCCAGACGGTGGCAAACCCTTGTGCCGTCAAGGCAAGCAGGAGATTTTGCACCGCACAACTACTTGCCGCTATTTGTTCCCAATGGGGGACTTTATCATGGGATTTAAAGTCGGTGACACAGGCGATAATCATCGGCGCACGCAGCGGCATATTCTCGGCTTTGGTGAGGGTTTTCTCATCGGTTTCACCTTGTGCTATCGCCGCATTTTTTAACGCCGTGCCTAAAGTGTTTAACGCTTGGTTTTCAAGTACGATAAAACGGTACGGGTTTAAATCCTTGTGATCGGGGGCGGATAGGGCGACTTCAATCGCTTGTTCGACTTGCTCGCGGTTGGGCGCAGGGGCGACTTCAATCGCTTGTTCGACTTGCTCGCGGGTGGGTGCAGGAGCGACAAGGTTGCCGATTGAACGGCGCGATTTGATAAAGTCTAAAATTTCTGAATTTGTCATTGTTATTCCTTAAAGAGGTTATTGATTAGCGTTGCCATATTATCCGCTGAAGCTGATTGCAGTTGTGTTAAACCGTCAATCACCCCTTGCTGATTATCCAAGGTTTTATTTTGGCTAAGTTTAAATTTGGCTTCAAAATCGGTTTGGGAAAAATCTTTGGGAATATACATCGTTAAAGCCACTCACCTGCATAACAATTAAGGCTTTGGATTATTTAAATGGTCATATCTTCTTTTTTTATCTCATCCAAACGATGTTCCGCTTTGAGATATTCTTCTGATTGCATCTCAAGCAAACGTGACCGCGTACGCTCAATTTCAAACGCCAATTTTTGCCCATCATACAGTTGTAAAATCGGCTGTTCTGCACGTACCAAAAGCTTGACGCGGCGATCATAAAACTCATCGACAAGGTAAATAAAGCGCCTTGTCGGGTCAGCGATAATATCGTTGAGTATGGGCACATCGTCCACTAGCACCGTGCTAAACTCATTGGCGATTTCAATAAAATCGCTGGCTGAGCGCGGCTGCATACATAATGCCCGAAAATCAATGTACAAGGTGTTTTCGGTACGACCTTTGATGGCGATATCACGACCATTGATATGAATGGGGTCTTGGATAATGTGTTGATTGTTGCTTAACGCGGTAAAGCGGTTGGCAAGCCAGTGGATGTTTTCTTTGGTCAATGGCGACACGTAAAGTTCGGCTTGCTGCAATACGCGCAGACGGTAGTCGATGCCACTGTCAATGTTCATAACCGTACAGTTTTTTTCAACTTCGGCAATGGCAGGTAAAAAACGGTCACGGTGAATACCATTTTTATACAAGCCATTTGGTGCGATGTTTGATGTGGCAACCAAGGTGATGCCTTTTTTAAATAGCATGGTAAATAAATCACCCAAAATCATCGCATCGGAGACATTGGAGACAAAAAATTCATCAAAACAAATCACATCCGCTTCATTATGGATGATATCGGCGACTTTTTGTAGTGGGTCTTGTTGACCTTGTAGCTTGTTAAGCTCGGCGTGCACCCGCTTCATAAAGTGATGAAAGTGTTGGCGCATTTTGTTGTCGGCAGGCACTGACTCAAAAAACATATCCATCATCCAAGTCTTACCACGACCCACGCCGCCCCACATATATAGTCCTTTGGGCGGCTCAGTACGTCTTAAAAAGCTAAATAGCCCACGTTGTTTGGCGCGGTTGTCCATGATTTGTTCATAGACATTGTCCAAATAAGTCATCGCAGCGCGCTGCTGTGCGTCTTCGCTAAACTCACCAGATTTTAGCGCAAGCTCATAGCGTTGTAAGGGTCGTAAATTTGAGTTGGGCATGTTGTCTCTCAGCGTAAATTAAAAAGTTGTCAAAATTCCATTTCAACGTGCTTTGACGTAGGGGTATTCAATAAATAGAGGCGATTAAATAGACGGCATTAAAGTGCCAAATAGCTCACGATGTCAAATACACCAAAAACCCGAATCGAAAACACCCGTCAAAAACACAAATCAGGAACTAGGATAAAATAAAAACTTCGTTATTTGCTACTTAACGCTTCAAGCAGCTGTTTTAATTCCCCTAATTTACCATGAAAAAAGTGCCCTGTATCGTCAATGATGTGCGTTTGAATACCAAAGTTTTCCCCAAATTGTTGTAGCGAGCTTGGCGCAATCACTTCATCATTCGCACCATAAATCATAAAGGTTTGCGCGGTTGGCAGTAGCAAATCTGAGGTGTCGTTTTTTTCAATAGAAGGGGCAATCAAGGCCAAATCCGTGATGTCAAAATCATCGACTCCCAAAAATGCGCCTTGTTCATTGACAAGCTGGGCAAGCTTGGCGGCGATAAATCCGCCAAACGAAAATCCGCCAATCCATAGCTTGCGCGCCTCAGTTTGGCTATGAATCCATTGAAGCACAGTTAACGCGTCTTCGATTTCACCTGTCACATTGCCATACTCGCCCGTTGACTGACCCACGCCGCGAAAATTAAAGCGTACCACGTGCATGTTTTGGTCGCGGGCAAAACGATACATGGTGGTCACCACTTTATTCATCATCGTGCCTTCTTGCAATGGGTTTGGGTGACAAAGAATGGCAACACGCTCAACCGACGCGGCGTTTGGATTGGCAACGCCCGTTGAGTCAGCTTGCCAAAGCGCGTCAACTTCAAGCTTACCGCAAGGGGCATCTATTAATTGCGAATGGGTTAATTGTGAATGGGCAGGTGAGCGCATAATCGTCCTAATCTAAGCAAAAAACGTTAAAAAACCACCCATCATGCTAACCAATTTCACCCAAAATAGCTAGTTTGAAAATCAACAAACCAGCCAATTGTTGCGCGGATTTTATGATTTGTAAGACCACTTGCGGCGGCTCACTTTTTACCACACACTAATACAAGCAATCAACCAAATTCTATTATTGAAATGGTGAGTTTGCCTGTATTGTTGATAATTGATGAGAGCTTTAACATACGAGAACTTTAACACCGCTATTGAAAAGGGACAGCCTGCAGATCATGAAATCATCTCTTAAACCGTCTTTATTAAAAATCCCAACATTAAAAATCACAACTACCGCGCTGGTAGCCGCAGTGAGCTTATCTGCTTGTCAAAGTACACCCACTAATTTGCCCGTGCTACAGCGCGCCAACAACACATTAGAAACCACTGGGTTAGGCAAAAGCAAAAATAGTGCCAAATTAAACGCGTTACGTATCGCCACCGAGCAGTGCCGCGGAAAATCGCCCATCGTATTGACCGATAGCTACCAGTATAACGGCGTGTTGGATGAAAACATGGGACGCGCGGCTGACCAAGCCATAGGCATGATTGGCAGTGTGTTTGGCAGCAAAAAAACCCTTGCCCGCGATGATGATTATGAATATACCATCACCTTTAAATGTCCCTAATTGTCAAAGTCAAATCATCTATCAATAAAAAAAGGTTAGGAACGCTCCTAACCTTTATTGTTGTTGTATTATTGGCGATTTAACAAATGCTGATTGAGCTGCGCAATCACCGCTTTATCGCCTAACTGATTGATACTGTCACGAATTTTTGGAATCGGCTCGGCAGCAATCGGCTGACTATCAAATAGCTTTAACAACCGCAGTTGTAATGCTGGCTCACCTTGCTCAATGACAATATCTACGAGGGTAGGCACATCAAAGGGCAAATCCGAAGTTGACTGTGCCATTGCCACCGCATGATAAGCGCCATGTGGGTCTTGGTCGGTTACGATACGGGTATTTACCGCTCTGTAAGCTTTTTCTGAGGTACCGCCTAAGACATTGATTTTGTGTAAACAGTTAAGCGCAGAATTATCTTGTAATTGTGCAATAGCAATGATGTCTTCGGCTTGCTCTTGCAAATAGGCGCGTTTTTGTGCCAGTGCCTCTAATTGCTGCTCAGTCAGTGGCTCAGCGCTTTCGGCTTTTTTTAAATTGGCATTAAATTGAATTTCTGACATGGCTATCCCCTTATTTATGTGGTTATTAGATAAGGGTTTTTTTTATAAAATCAAATCCACCGGTTAAACGAGCGCATTTTAATCACAATCAAGCTATTTAATCACAATCCAATTATAATCAATCAAAATCACAAAAGGGCGTGCTATGTTAGTGTTAACAGTAAATCCTGAGCACATCAGTGTAACGTTGCAAGATAAGCTATGGGACATTGGACTTACGCTAAAAGTAATTGCAGAGACATTGCAGGCATTGCCGCCCACTGAATTGGCTTGGGAAACGGCAATCATGCGCATAGAAGATGCTATTTCACCGCTAAAACCTAGATTACCCAAAGATGAGTTATTAAAGGTGATAGGGGCAGAGGATTTACGCTTACTAGCGTTTGAGCAAGATAATAATGGCGGCTATATTCGGGCTGAGATACTAGAAAAAGCTTTTGCAGTGCTGGCGGGCTATCGTTCGCTGCGAGATTTGCCAGCTATGCCCAATGACCTAGCGTTTTATGCAAAGATATTGCTATTACGAGAATGGGTACACCATTTGGATTTTGATAAGCTTTATTTGGGTTAATTGTCATCAATAAAACAATCGCCAATAAAAAACGTCAATAAAAAAATCGCCAGTACACAACAAGCGATTTTTTAAAAAGGTAGTTTAAGGCTGTTTTGAACACTTACTAACCGGTATTTCTTAAGCCTTGGGCAATACCATTGATAGTTAAATGAACCAAGTTAAGCACTGCGGTATAAGACGCTTCATTATCGCTAGTCGCTTCATCAGTCGTCGTTTCGCGAAGTTGTTTTAATAAAGCGACTTGCAACCAGTTCAACGCATTCAAATACGGCAAGCGTAGCGCAAGTGAGCGCGCCAATGTACGGTTGTCGTCCAGTAGCGTCTCTTTATTGGTCAGTGTCAGCAAGGCTTTAAGGCTGCGGTGATATTCTGCAGTAATAAGTGCAAAAATAGCGTTGGCTTCAGTGGCATCGTTGGCGAGCTCAACATAGGCTTGGGCGATTTCGATATCGGTTTTTGCCATGACCTGTGCCATATTCGATAACATGGCTTGCATAAAGGCACTGTGTTGGGCGTTGTGTTGCAGTTTTGCTAAGTTTTCTGGGTTATCTGCAATCAGTTTTTCGACTGCGGTGCCAAAGCCATACCACGCTGGCAGCATCAAGCGATTTTGCATCCAAGAAAATACCCAAGGAATCGCGCGCAAATCTTGAATACGCGCCAAAGACTTGCGGCTAGCAGGACGTGAGCCAATATTTAAACTGGCAATTTCTTTAACCAAACTTGTCTGCAAGAAATAATCAATAAAATACGGCTGAGTGATAAGCGCGCGGTAGCAATTAAAGGCTTCATGCGATAATTGATTCATTAGGTCGCTATCAGGGCTTTCGCTATGGCTTGGCAATAGGCTCGCTTTGAGCGTTGCAGCAATCAGCGTCTCAAGGTTGCGCTCCGCGTTGCCCGCATCGGCATATTTTGCGGTAATAACTTCCCCTTGCTCGGTAATACGGATTTGACCATCCACTGAGCCTTCGGGTTGTGCCAAAATCGCTTCAAATGACGGACCGCCCCCACGACCCACGCTACCGCCACGACCATGGAATAAACGCAGTTGAATGGCATATTTTTCTGCCATTTCGACTAGCTGAATTTCAGCTTGGTATAGCGACCATTGACTGGTGACATAACCACCATCTTTATTACTGTCTGAATAACCGAGCATAATCTCTTGCAGATTGTCACGGCTGGCTAGCACCGATTTGTACCAAGGTTTATCCAGTAGTTCACTCATGATGCGGGTACTGTTTTGCAGCGCTTCAATGGTTTCAAACAAAGGTACGATATTGATACGGCTCACGGGTACGCCATCTTTGACCAATAATAGCCCTGATTCTTTCAATAATAACGCTAGTGCCAACAAATCACTCACTTGTTCCGCATTAGAGATAATGCTTTGGGTAATCGCTTTGTCACCAAAGCGATTTTTGATATCGGCTGCGGCTTGAAAAATCTCTAACTCACGCTGGGTTTGTGGCTCATAAGTGATATAGGGGTTGTATAAAGGACGCGCAGTTGCCAATTCACGCAGTAGCACACGTTGACGCGCGGATTCAGACAAAGAAAGATAATCTTCTAAATCGGCATGTTTGAACAAATCATGAACCGTTTCGGCATGAATCCCTGAAAACTGGCGCAAGTCCAATGGCATCAAATAAAAACCAAATACTTCCACGGCGCGGATGATATCGGTGAGTCGTTCGTTAGCCAGTAACTCACTGCCATTATCGACCAATGACTGATAAACGACGTACAAATCAGCTAAAAACTCGTCACAATCAGCGTAGGGCTCACTAAGTCCAAAGCGACAACCGTAAGATAAATCAAACGTATGCGAGGTAGCGACTAAACGTGATGAGATAAACCCGATGGCGCGGCGATAAGGCTCTTCTTCTCTGGAGATATTATCTTCTTTGGATTGCTCGGAGAGTGCCAGTACCGCATCACTCACGTTGACATGGCGGATAGATAGCGGCAATTCTTGGTATAGCTTGCCCAGTTGGTCACGATAAAAGTAAAACACCGTCGCCGCTTGGCGTTTGAATGCATAGCGAAGTGTATCGGCTGACACAAACGGATTGCCGTCACGGTCGCCACCAATCCAACCACCGATATTAAGTAAGTTTGGCATGTCAGTATCGGGGAAACGCTCTTTTAACTGATAATCTAATTTACGATACAAACTTGGCAGGGCTTCAAAAAAACTTAAATCAAAATAGGCAATGCCATTGTCGATTTCATCTTTGACCGTAATTTTAAAATGGCGGGTTTCATTGGTTTGCCACTGCGACAATAACGCTGCCTCTAGTTGCTGCTCGATACGATGACGTTGGTAGCCAATCGCGGTGTGGTATTGCTCAAGTAAGGCACGGATTTGACGGCGCAGTGATAAAATCGTTTGACGCTGTACTTCGGTCGGATGCGCGGTCAATACCGCACTGATATAGGTATCATCAAGCTGTGCTTGCAACTCATCGCTGTCAATCCCTTGGGCTTTTAATTCATCAATCACATGGGCAAAACTACTTTTTGACGCAGATTCGTCTTGTTCGTGGGCAAGGCGGCGGCGCTCATGGTGCATGTCTTCGGCGATGTTAAAAACTTGCGCAAATAAGCCACAAGCTCGAATGAGGTTCTTGCGCTGTTGATGGTTGAGCGTTGGCAAAATGGCTTGAATAGTCTGCTGGGGGTCTTCGCCATTTAACAG from Moraxella osloensis carries:
- a CDS encoding alpha/beta hydrolase, translated to MRSPAHSQLTHSQLIDAPCGKLEVDALWQADSTGVANPNAASVERVAILCHPNPLQEGTMMNKVVTTMYRFARDQNMHVVRFNFRGVGQSTGEYGNVTGEIEDALTVLQWIHSQTEARKLWIGGFSFGGFIAAKLAQLVNEQGAFLGVDDFDITDLALIAPSIEKNDTSDLLLPTAQTFMIYGANDEVIAPSSLQQFGENFGIQTHIIDDTGHFFHGKLGELKQLLEALSSK
- the gspM gene encoding type II secretion system protein GspM encodes the protein MKPHASLSQSLQKLTTPLGHAFQNLSRRDQIALLILAMFLLFFVVGVGGWTLHSKANQAQKKYDDTMADVFWLRSQAGNINPNQTQQVNQADAIKQILIQSGIVNAQVVENGNTIQVAFSHAQASVITNIFNQFEQQGIRIQQLQINQPALDKLEVQSVLSIN
- a CDS encoding NAD(P)H-dependent glycerol-3-phosphate dehydrogenase, with the translated sequence MKKPQLATNLSENLEKLNVNREKASKLFADVIEKAVKKSKPDTPAVLEKDLDNQLANEPAPLKIAVLGGGSFGTAMANLSSKNGCEVTLWVRDKRSVKSMQKTHINKKYLPDHKLDERLQFTHDLQAAVKGKDLIFVAVPSSAFRETLQKIAPFISAQAIVSLTKGMEKDTFALMSDVIADELPNVAFGVMSGPNLAKEIMNNMPSATVIASQSAALRLAVQTALHSAFFRVFASDDLIGVELGGALKNIYAIAMGMAAAYDIGENTKAMILTRALAEMSRFGVQAGANPLTFLGLSGVGDLYATCSSTLSRNYQIGNMLGRGMSLDQAIKKLGQTAEGINTIQQVNEKAMKEGIYMPITHALHDIIYEDKAPLGVALNLMEAGFRSDVEFVMPHQVQPKHN
- the zapE gene encoding cell division protein ZapE — translated: MPNSNLRPLQRYELALKSGEFSEDAQQRAAMTYLDNVYEQIMDNRAKQRGLFSFLRRTEPPKGLYMWGGVGRGKTWMMDMFFESVPADNKMRQHFHHFMKRVHAELNKLQGQQDPLQKVADIIHNEADVICFDEFFVSNVSDAMILGDLFTMLFKKGITLVATSNIAPNGLYKNGIHRDRFLPAIAEVEKNCTVMNIDSGIDYRLRVLQQAELYVSPLTKENIHWLANRFTALSNNQHIIQDPIHINGRDIAIKGRTENTLYIDFRALCMQPRSASDFIEIANEFSTVLVDDVPILNDIIADPTRRFIYLVDEFYDRRVKLLVRAEQPILQLYDGQKLAFEIERTRSRLLEMQSEEYLKAEHRLDEIKKEDMTI
- the gspL gene encoding type II secretion system protein GspL — its product is MIHIWLPTQHAALRLWQQTTQTWQTADDWQTLATLANLQTTQSAKLQACLYFPSVNLLTIQPTLTASQLNALGDTGRRYLFEDISIGSVEDLQVKIQPTATNSELPALFGLHAADIHSWINAASLAGIEIVALLPDFLLLPTIDNRIDTRIDTSIATSTNTKVIETRATPTTSAVYYQDADTQLLKLHTYHGMAVSFLPLVLTKLPMLETLYLTGFHDETVAQQLASMPNLSIASSELLPTPIKDPVRHFFNFATIKGKTTLAPYAKVIALVSVCALLTAFAVDALRWYYYNQAQKQASTLLAQQYAQWFPNEPLSSKLTLQRQLSGKLTTQQSATPNVLQTLSSIQPVLQQYQLTAKQLNFQNNHLQLQLLSSSADSLNKAVNDMVNKGIKAKLGSVDAAIPAAMSSNTASAVSSAVAPTSAGSALAMIDIELAD
- a CDS encoding nitroreductase, with the protein product MTNSEILDFIKSRRSIGNLVAPAPTREQVEQAIEVAPAPNREQVEQAIEVALSAPDHKDLNPYRFIVLENQALNTLGTALKNAAIAQGETDEKTLTKAENMPLRAPMIIACVTDFKSHDKVPHWEQIAASSCAVQNLLLALTAQGFATVWRTGPLANAPAIKQLFNVTADNQVIAFVYVGTAVSTIPPRSKIDVTPFIVYDNGTN
- the sixA gene encoding phosphohistidine phosphatase SixA, producing the protein MQLILVRHGDAGAYTLPDHERNLSALGQAQASQTAAWLAENFEPDHFIVSPYNRAQQTLAQIQQFFPHVPVTTYEGITPDNDADIAVDALGELVGDCMVVVCHMNIIAKIAHILTDEPLEGFALAEARVYDMGILAPSLAAEIKRFVPTC
- a CDS encoding DUF2057 family protein, translating into MNKQYLWTAAALTAGMLATTQTFAQVTLNVTDNTVVTAINGQEVKNGLLSKPQKTYKLEPGKHVITAKYNRLYELRGDNHDVLRSSNISVPVELADNQTYVLDMLGQPEDYNAAKEYVKQPTLAVLQGKQIIASQQATSSSSSSIFSGLGNALGGVFGGSSKAVEANQQTINALGQSGGAIPAINQPSNQFGNQAVVTTVSSSDSLDQFMQLWLRATPAERDKIRQWVQK
- a CDS encoding DnaA ATPase domain-containing protein, encoding MSEQLSLNLNIKQSASISDFSGPGWVSIIDVVRQMHVGLLTQLYLYGERDTGKTHLLNAICESFRDIDQSVIYLSLRELINANMDAMVLSSLENTTVIALDDMDAIQGHPEWQEAVFHLINLSQEYGNKIIFASRLPVKSLNFELRDLLSRLARAATFQLPTGSDRLDRQLILESVLRRRHWHFDPRIIDYLLNEGPHRIGAMLAVLNELQPLFSNMERTPLNKVSKAKIQDAMNIIDNLTLNFELADFDEIAENENFLDF